aaatttttatcatttctaTAATCTcataaatgtatattataGCGATATATAACAAATCAATCATTACACAAAATTGTCTTTTGTTTAcatatataatgttaatgaTGTTTGTCATTAACAGAAATTCTTCGTATAGTTAATGCATtacttttaaagttatttctttttaatttatgtcaaaatgttaaaatcacatattattattttaatcttaaaCTTCTACCTTTTGTTAATAGATAATGTAAGTACATCCATCCAtatctaaattatttttttagttttcaAAATGTGAAAAAATTAGTATAACTAATTTAGATTCTCATTTATATAGAACAAAACGagcaatttttaaaaatagtaaatacTTTTTAGGAAAAATgccaattaaatataatacaacaacatcaattaaaaattttaatttagaaaaagctttgaaaatgatagaaaaagatacttgtataacttttaaaaaagtagATTTAATACCAGAAAATTCACAAGGATTTATGTATCAAACAAATTTAgcaaattttactttttgtgGTCCACAATATCCAGATAAAccacaaattatttttttgtcaaaagAATGTAATGATGATGTTGGATGTCACCTTCGACAAACAGCTTTATCTATAGGATTAGTATATCAATTTAATAGACCAGATAGGGACGATTACATAACTGTAAATGTAAGCAATGCATATTGGTGGGTTTATGGTGGAGGAGTATTAGAAACTATATTTTctgaaaatgaaattaatttatataatacatCTTATGATTTTGGTTCAATAACACAGTTAAATGGTTATGAATATAGTAATAATAGTAAACTTgtaataaaatcaaaaataccagaatataaaaatatgatgggacaatattataaattaagttTTAATGATGCTAAACTATTAAATCATGAATTATGTAAAGGAATATGtgtaaataatttgaaaaaatgtaaaaacaATGGTTATCAAGATcctaaaaaatgttataaatgtCGATGCCCAAATGGATTTACTGGAAAATATTGTCAAAGTGTTAAagaatcaaataaaaaatgtggTAGTCAAATATTAAgtgcaaaaaaaatttctaaaacaTTAACAAATTCAGGAAATCGTATTTGCAATTATCACATTAAATCACAAGTAGGAACTAGAATTGAAATAGATTTAAAATCTGTAAATACAACAGAAATAATTCCATGTTTTGAAAATATGGGTTTAGAAATTAAGTATCGCTTAGATAAAGGTACAACTGGATTATGTCTTTGTggaaaatatgaaaatattaaattaatttctgATGACAATACTGTTTTAATTTCATATAATGGTAAAAATGAAAAGcataatttcattttaaaatataaacaaatttaatttaataattgtaacTTTTTTGGtatgaataattaaaatttgattattatttattatactatggacttcaaaaatatattttttaagtaatgcaaataattttaataatgtaatttttttttacaaaaaaatttttataattatgattatttcaatatataaaataacaattatgggtgaataaataatagtttctatcactttaaaaagtttattctaagcaaattaaattataaataaaattaacatacAAACAAATCaatttatgttttatattatagaaaacaattttattaatttaaaaatttttattctttttcaaatattgtgTTGTGGggcaaaatttttttttggaattctAAAAAAACACTATACTTTTCTGATATcttttggaaaaaaaagaaattttaaatataatcaagactatatcaaaattaaaacttgAAGAGTTGTGAAAAGTCAAAGTTAAAAACGagactaaaaaatattttttggaaAAATCTTACTTACATggtaaaattgaaaatattaaaattaaaataactattccAAATCAGTATTTTGTGACAGATTAATTAaacttaatttttgtttacaaGACTTCTACAATTTATGATATAATagataatttatctttaaaaattttcaaaaacgAAACTTATAACTCAAGTAAGTAAGCTCCTAGTATCATGAAACATGGTTTGCTGAATTtctcaaaatttttaaaatttcttttaatctGTTTGTGaagtataattaatttaaaaaaatatctttattattttcgaAGATTCACAATTGATccaaacatttttaatttaatttcgAGTATAagtactataaaaataactttattttttgaaaattaaaattatacttatCTAAAAGttcttgaaaaaaaaaaatataaattttaaatactatTTGCTTCCTATtctaatataaaacattctTTTTATGAAGTAATTAACTTTTGTatctaaataatatttttaatattttttattaaaaataaaatgatatacattaaaactgatttatataagtatattttttttctataactatattattaaaatgaaatataaacGTTTTTCCTTAATctgatattaaataattaacttttaaataaaaaatatttttattcattaaaaaaaaaggaagtatatattttaattgttatgttttttacatccattaattattttttattgttagtaggataataaaaatttcaaatattctACCTTTAAtgtttacataaaaaaatatatatattaaataaatttaaattaaaaacatttaataatattctaaaatattattaaatttaaactaatttttataaaatatatgataaagtataatatttaatataatttaaaaatgaatattaatGTATTAAAGTTCTGAGATTTCTGTTTGATACTAAAAACAAAGTAActaacaattaaataatatttaagatattaatttaatatatttaaggctgttatatttgtattaaatcaattttattgagtgaaaacaaaataaaataaaaaaaattttttttatcacaatttttatattttaattttaaaaagaattatggaatcattaaaaaatgcaATATTTTGTATCAATGCTTTTTGTGggatattatttaattttattgctATATATGTAAccataaaaaaatcaaaagaCAAAAGTGGTGAAGGATATTTgaaattaatgttattattatttttatcaggAATTATTTCATCAATTATTCATGGAATATTAAGAATTCAAATTCTTATAATCAATGACACAATGGTTTTTGTTCTTGAGatatttaattcatttttagaaaataaaatatttttagtattcagtatattttttacatattttactttaactTTACCAACatcaattttaatttcaagatatttatttatttgtaaaaatattgaattaaatatttttaaaacagctattattatatttatttttagtttactTGTTTTATTAGTTTCTCATGGA
This Strongyloides ratti genome assembly S_ratti_ED321, chromosome : 2 DNA region includes the following protein-coding sequences:
- a CDS encoding Astacin-like metalloendopeptidase, producing MLKSHIIILILNFYLLLIDNFSKCEKISITNLDSHLYRTKRAIFKNSKYFLGKMPIKYNTTTSIKNFNLEKALKMIEKDTCITFKKVDLIPENSQGFMYQTNLANFTFCGPQYPDKPQIIFLSKECNDDVGCHLRQTALSIGLVYQFNRPDRDDYITVNVSNAYWWVYGGGVLETIFSENEINLYNTSYDFGSITQLNGYEYSNNSKLVIKSKIPEYKNMMGQYYKLSFNDAKLLNHELCKGICVNNLKKCKNNGYQDPKKCYKCRCPNGFTGKYCQSVKESNKKCGSQILSAKKISKTLTNSGNRICNYHIKSQVGTRIEIDLKSVNTTEIIPCFENMGLEIKYRLDKGTTGLCLCGKYENIKLISDDNTVLISYNGKNEKHNFILKYKQI